The Oleiphilus messinensis DNA segment TTGGTGGTCACTAGTGCTCAGGGAAAGTTTGGTGCCTCCGAGTCCCAGGTCAAACAAAGCGAGCTGTTCAAGATTGTCGATGATTGATTCCCGGTCCAGTGGCGCAGACGATGATGTTAACGCTTTTGCGAAAATGGCTGCGGCAATATAGCCTTCCAGAGAAACAAAACTGGGTTGTGCTGCGCGATCCAGTGCGAGTAGATCATTCCGGTATTGTGTGATGAGGGGCTGTTCTGAGTCATAGTGTGGCACGACCTGTGTCACAACAACGCCTTCGGCTTTATCCCCTAGTGTGGCCTTCAAAGCTTCACTGCCGACAAATGACACGTTCAGAAAAATAGCATTGGGGAATTCTTCTTTCGCCAGCGAAATAAATTTGGCACAGGGGCCATAGGCGCCCACCATGATAATCGCCCGTGGATCCTCAGGAGCATCAAACATTGCACTGAGTGCGTCTTCCACATTTAACGTGTTGCGAGTGTAGCGTCCGTGTGCCAGCATTTCCGGGGTATTAAAACCGTGACGCTGCAAGGCCTCAACCGCACCTTGATATCCTGCGTCCCCGTATCCATCGTTTTGCGTAAAAAACGCTATTTCCTCAGGTTTTATCCCCGTAGACAACAGTCCGTCGATCATTGCTGATGTTTCTTCTGCATAGCTTGCCCGGTAGTTGATTATATATCGGTCAGGCGGCGATTTGCGTAAAACACCGGCACCAGTAAAGGCTCCGAACAATAACGTTTTGTTTTTATTCGCTATGGGGACCGTGACAATCGCTGTGGGCGTTCCGACATTGCCGATGATAGCTAGCACCTTGTTTTGTTCAATTAATGTTCTCATATTCGGAGCGGCTTTTGCAGGCTCATAGCCATCATCAAGCGCAATGAGTTTGAGCTTTTTCCCTTGCACGCCGCCGTCCTTGTTAACCCGATTGAACAGCGCATCCACGCCCTGTTTCACACCCAGGCCCAACTGACTGGCTGGTCCGCTAAGTGCAGTACTCATACCAACGACGATTTCATTTGCGAGGCTTGCCCACGACAACATACTGAAGAGCACACCCGCCAGTATTGTCCGTAACTGACGATGCATAGTTTCTTTCTCCTGAGTGTATTTAAGTGCAATGAATATTTTTGTTGATTAAATTGGTTGTTGCAAAATCAAAGGTGACAGCAATCAATTTATTGCTAATCTTTAAGATTGCAAAGTGTCAGTTTAGCCTAAAAAAATAATAGTGTTTTGTGTGTAACAGTATCGTTTAGCGTGTAACAAGCGTAGTGAAGTGGCTTCCTCCGGGCAGCTGAAATATCAACTGAGTTCACTGGTGTTTCGTAACAGAAACGGGATATAAGTTATTTGCGCCGAAGAGCGCATTGTCTTCCGCCTACATGTTCGAATAGTGAAAGTTAACTTTTTAATGTATTCGATATGAATTTTCTCCATAAAGTCAGTATCAAAGTATTGCTGGTATCCTGGTCGTTGTTCGCTATTCTCGCATTGGCCATTGTGTCGGTAGTTAGTGTTTTTTCCAATGAACAGCTGTCCCGCAATACAGACGTGTTGATTAACCAGGTGATTCCGGTTGAAAAAGCCAATGAGGCAAGCTTTGCGGTTGTTTTAAAGTATTTGAACCGACAATCTCAATTGTTAATTGTTGAAGGTGCAGATGCATTGGCCGCCATTGAAGACCGCACCCACCTCGACCGTGAGATTCAAGCACCGTTTGATCAAATAAAAATAATGTTAGGGGAGGCCGGAGCGCAGCATTCCTCTGCATTGCTGCAGGCCTATGCGCAGTTTATCGAGGCTGATGATGATCTCCTGGAAAATACGCGTTCCGGCCTGAAGCTGGATCAAAAAACCGTAGTGGCTACCGGTGAAATTGCGCAAAGCATAGCAACACTGCAATCCAAAGCTGAGGCGATTTCTGGAAAGGTGATCTTGAGTGCCAAACGGACTGCCCGTGCATTTCGGCGCGATATTGAGAAGGTTAACGACTTGAATGTAATGCGTGATAGAAGTTTGTTGTTTCTGGCGTTGGATAGCTCTGTTGTCGTCAAGGCTGCGCATTCCTTGAAGGCTGATCTTGAAGCGTTGAATGCAGTGGCCATGCGTATTTTGTTAATTGAAAACCCGGACTTGCTCGTGGGTTTGCGGGACAATGTCGTCAAACAATTGTTTACTAATACACGATCCGAGTTAGCAGTAATCGAAAGTAGTGAACAACGATTTGCTGAGGAAGTAGCACAACAAATTAGTGGGTTGGAAGCGCTAGAGAGTTTGATCAGTGGGCCAGAATCTCTGATCGCATTACGTGAAGCCAAGTTGGCTAATTTGGCCGCACGAAATGCAATCCATACGAGAATTAATGAGTCGCAAAGTAAAATATTATTTGCCTTGGAACAGGTTTCTAATTTTGGCGGTGTCATCGTGAATGATGCCGAGGCGCAATCTGAAGCGACGAAGCAACAGAACCTGTTTATGCAGGCGTTTATGGGTGTGGCCGTGGTTGTGGTGATGTTATTTATGGGTGCTTATATTGGGCGCAGAATCAATATACCGCTTGAGCAACTTGTTGGCGTCATGCATCGTCTTTCAGATGGAGATCTGACACAATCAATTCAACAGTCCAAGGCTCAAGATGAGTTTGGCGAGTTAATTAAAGAGGTTCATGTTACCACCGATAACCTGAGAGAGATGCTGCGACTTGTTTTAGATGCTTCCGGTCAAATCTCCCAGGCATCTGGGTCGCTCGCTCAAACAACAAAAATCACCAATGAAGGTGTTCAAAACCAGAAGAAAGAATCAGAATTGCTGGCAACGGCAATGACTGAAATGGCGGCCAGTGTCAATGAAGTGGCCTCCAATGCATCCGATACCTCACAAGCAACACAAGACGCATCAGGGAAAGCGGAGCACGGCAATCTGACGGTTCAGGAAACCTTGGAGGCCATGAATTTACTCAGTGAGAATATCGAGAAAGCGTCTGAAATTGTGCGTCATCTTGAACGTGACACGAATAAAATAGGTTCAGTGATCGATGTTATTCAGGGCATCTCGGAGCAAACTAATTTGTTGGCGTTAAATGCCGCAATTGAAGCTGCTCGAGCAGGGGAGTCCGGGCGCGGGTTTGCTGTAGTCGCAGATGAAGTGAGAGCATTAGCGAAAAAAACCCAGGACTCCACCGAGGAGATACAGCAGGTTATCGGTTCGATACAAAGTGGTACCAAGAGCGCAGTCCAGGCCATGGAAAAAAGTCAGCAAGTGGGTGCGGACTGTCATGATAAGGCGATTACCGCTGGCAACAACCTTGAAGAAATCGTACAGCAGGTTGATTTCATCAATCAGCGTAATCTACAAATTGCTTCTTCATCTGAGGAGCAGAGTTCTGTGACGGCTGAGATGCACCAGAATATTGTCAAGATTAATCGAATTGCCGAAGAAACGGCTGCGGCCTCCGACACCGTTGAGGGGAACAGCGATCACCTCGATGTTCTTGCCCGAGCTCTCAAGACAATATTGTCGCGCTACAAGGTTTAAACGCCGACATAATTCTTTATCCCACCGGTTGTCCTTTGCTGAACTTACCGGTGGGACACATTGTGTTAAGCGCCTTGATCGAATGTTTCAATCTGGGCGAGTAATACCTTCGTTTTCTCCTGCATCAGCGCCTCATCACCTTTTGACTCAACGTTCAAACGCACTACCGGTTCGGTATTGGAGGCGCGTAAATTGAAACGCCAATTGGAGAACTCAAGACTTATACCGTCTAAGGTGGATACCTTCAGGGCATCCGCTTCATAGCTGGATTTTATTTTATCCATCACGACTTTGGCATTGCTCAGTTTGCGATTGATTTCGCCACTGGCCGGATATTTTGCCATGCGTTCTTCAACCAATGCCGCCAGAGGTTGTCCTGACTGGCAAATCAGTTCTGCGATCAGTAGCCAGGTAATCATCCCGCTGTCGCAGTAAGCAAAATCACGGAAGTAATGGTGGGCACTCATTTCGCCGCCGTAGACTGCATCTTGATCACGCATGATTTGTTTGATGAAAGCATGCCCGGTTTTGCTCTCAACCGCTTGCCCGCCAGCCGCTTCGGCAACATCGATTGTGTTCCAGGTTAACCGGGGATCATGGATTACGGTTTGTCCTGGATGCTTGGATAGAAAGTTTTGTGCCAGTAAGCCAACAATGTAATAGCCTTCAATGAAGCGCCCTTGCGCAT contains these protein-coding regions:
- a CDS encoding ABC transporter substrate-binding protein codes for the protein MHRQLRTILAGVLFSMLSWASLANEIVVGMSTALSGPASQLGLGVKQGVDALFNRVNKDGGVQGKKLKLIALDDGYEPAKAAPNMRTLIEQNKVLAIIGNVGTPTAIVTVPIANKNKTLLFGAFTGAGVLRKSPPDRYIINYRASYAEETSAMIDGLLSTGIKPEEIAFFTQNDGYGDAGYQGAVEALQRHGFNTPEMLAHGRYTRNTLNVEDALSAMFDAPEDPRAIIMVGAYGPCAKFISLAKEEFPNAIFLNVSFVGSEALKATLGDKAEGVVVTQVVPHYDSEQPLITQYRNDLLALDRAAQPSFVSLEGYIAAAIFAKALTSSSAPLDRESIIDNLEQLALFDLGLGGTKLSLSTSDHQASNTIWPTIIRGGHFVPLNSWSDATTGTRPNAHESTYLATRSTSQLDASRE
- a CDS encoding methyl-accepting chemotaxis protein, yielding MNFLHKVSIKVLLVSWSLFAILALAIVSVVSVFSNEQLSRNTDVLINQVIPVEKANEASFAVVLKYLNRQSQLLIVEGADALAAIEDRTHLDREIQAPFDQIKIMLGEAGAQHSSALLQAYAQFIEADDDLLENTRSGLKLDQKTVVATGEIAQSIATLQSKAEAISGKVILSAKRTARAFRRDIEKVNDLNVMRDRSLLFLALDSSVVVKAAHSLKADLEALNAVAMRILLIENPDLLVGLRDNVVKQLFTNTRSELAVIESSEQRFAEEVAQQISGLEALESLISGPESLIALREAKLANLAARNAIHTRINESQSKILFALEQVSNFGGVIVNDAEAQSEATKQQNLFMQAFMGVAVVVVMLFMGAYIGRRINIPLEQLVGVMHRLSDGDLTQSIQQSKAQDEFGELIKEVHVTTDNLREMLRLVLDASGQISQASGSLAQTTKITNEGVQNQKKESELLATAMTEMAASVNEVASNASDTSQATQDASGKAEHGNLTVQETLEAMNLLSENIEKASEIVRHLERDTNKIGSVIDVIQGISEQTNLLALNAAIEAARAGESGRGFAVVADEVRALAKKTQDSTEEIQQVIGSIQSGTKSAVQAMEKSQQVGADCHDKAITAGNNLEEIVQQVDFINQRNLQIASSSEEQSSVTAEMHQNIVKINRIAEETAAASDTVEGNSDHLDVLARALKTILSRYKV